From Streptomyces sp. NBC_00370, a single genomic window includes:
- a CDS encoding NYN domain-containing protein encodes MSEAEIDPETSDIGARLERTNALLKRMLAEVAKTPSTHAIFVDAGYVYAAAGLLVTGTEDRRSFDLDAEGLIEAFIDKARIIFADSRLLRVYWYDGARRRIHTPEQQSIAELPDVKVRLGNLNANNQQKGVDSLIRTDLESLARHRAISDAALVGGDEDLVSAVEAAQGYGARVHLWGIEAADGRNQAEPLLWEVDSQRTFDLEFCKPYVTRRPVTTYEHEGDPPPSRDQARFVGAQIAATWLVERGREAMGELLPGLPYLPGPVDQDLLIDAERLLQRSLRGHSMLRRTLRDGFWHHLQSQY; translated from the coding sequence ATGAGTGAGGCAGAGATCGATCCAGAGACCAGCGACATCGGCGCCCGGCTGGAGCGCACCAACGCACTGCTGAAGAGGATGCTCGCCGAGGTCGCGAAGACTCCGTCCACGCATGCCATCTTCGTCGACGCCGGTTACGTCTATGCTGCGGCCGGGTTGCTTGTAACGGGTACCGAGGACCGGCGGTCGTTCGATCTCGACGCCGAAGGGCTCATCGAGGCCTTCATCGACAAAGCCAGGATCATCTTCGCGGACAGCAGGCTGCTGCGCGTCTACTGGTACGACGGCGCCAGGCGCCGTATCCACACCCCGGAGCAGCAGTCCATCGCCGAGCTGCCCGACGTCAAGGTGCGGCTCGGCAATCTCAACGCCAACAACCAGCAGAAGGGCGTCGACTCGCTGATCCGTACGGATCTCGAATCGCTCGCCCGGCACCGCGCCATCAGCGACGCCGCACTCGTCGGCGGCGACGAGGACCTGGTGTCGGCCGTCGAGGCCGCGCAGGGCTACGGGGCGCGGGTGCATCTGTGGGGCATCGAGGCCGCCGACGGGCGCAACCAGGCCGAGCCGCTGCTCTGGGAGGTCGACAGCCAGCGCACCTTCGACCTCGAATTCTGCAAGCCGTACGTCACCCGGCGGCCGGTCACCACCTACGAGCACGAAGGCGACCCGCCGCCCTCACGCGACCAGGCCCGGTTCGTCGGCGCGCAGATCGCCGCCACCTGGCTGGTCGAACGGGGACGGGAAGCGATGGGCGAACTCCTGCCGGGCCTGCCCTACCTGCCAGGCCCCGTGGACCAGGACCTGCTGATCGACGCGGAGAGACTCCTCCAGCGGTCTTTGCGAGGCCACTCCATGCTCCGCAGAACCCTGCGCGACGGATTCTGGCATCACCTTCAATCGCAGTACTGA
- a CDS encoding NUDIX hydrolase, which produces MPVSLSHTHIRKTAEVYLARHPQERESLAGLLSLLDGADNPADRTALPGHVTCSAVVIDREQRVLHISHKITGLLLNPGGHVEGDRMLLAAALREVCEETGLRPGDLCLTPQFLGAPIDIDVHAIDANPASGEAAHRHFEFRFVFYLVPEQHPRLVLQDEEVAGVRWLEFADVRSPTLRAKLLDARNQGLDGRPEPVNASALIHDGHGRYLLHLRDQREGIWAPGTFALLGGGRTRGDVSVEATLRRELAEEVPGLQVEGLAPYALEEETSVDGFAVPVQVFEARWNGDPETVDLQEGVLLRWFTPDMLERLNLSPGLGDFIRRHAAEHPPAGSPPIPARLLRAEAPEGTELHIVGVHLYLEDTHGRILLGLRHPDSPFAGNAWHFLAGHCEREEAVNCLIREAQEEAGLIIEASDVELVHVVHLVDSPSARPRMQLVFRARTWSGRPAVLEPDRCVEWRWWNPKDLPATVVPYTRQAIDGMLAGRLYSQTGWDRR; this is translated from the coding sequence ATGCCCGTGTCGCTAAGCCACACCCACATCCGCAAGACCGCCGAGGTATACTTGGCGCGGCATCCGCAGGAGCGAGAATCCCTGGCCGGGCTGCTGTCCCTTCTGGACGGCGCCGACAACCCGGCCGACCGAACCGCACTCCCCGGCCACGTCACCTGCAGTGCAGTAGTCATCGACCGTGAACAGCGCGTTCTGCACATCAGCCACAAGATCACGGGGCTGCTCCTCAACCCAGGCGGCCATGTCGAGGGCGACCGGATGCTCCTGGCCGCGGCGCTGCGGGAAGTATGTGAGGAGACCGGCCTCCGGCCCGGCGACCTGTGCCTGACACCGCAGTTCCTCGGCGCTCCGATCGATATCGACGTCCATGCCATCGACGCCAACCCCGCCAGCGGCGAAGCCGCACACCGGCATTTCGAATTCCGCTTCGTCTTCTACCTGGTTCCCGAGCAGCACCCCCGGCTCGTCCTGCAGGACGAAGAGGTCGCCGGCGTCAGGTGGTTGGAGTTCGCCGACGTCCGCTCCCCGACCCTGCGCGCCAAGCTTCTGGACGCCCGGAACCAGGGTCTGGACGGGCGGCCGGAGCCCGTCAACGCCTCCGCCCTGATCCACGACGGTCACGGCAGATACCTGCTCCACCTGCGGGACCAGCGTGAAGGCATCTGGGCCCCCGGCACGTTCGCACTGCTCGGCGGCGGCCGCACGCGCGGCGACGTCAGTGTGGAAGCGACCCTACGGCGGGAACTCGCCGAGGAGGTTCCCGGCCTTCAAGTCGAGGGCTTGGCGCCGTACGCGCTGGAAGAGGAAACGAGCGTCGACGGCTTCGCGGTTCCGGTCCAGGTCTTCGAAGCCCGCTGGAACGGTGACCCGGAAACCGTGGACCTGCAGGAGGGTGTGCTGCTGCGGTGGTTCACCCCGGACATGCTGGAGCGACTGAACCTGAGCCCCGGTCTCGGTGACTTCATCCGCCGGCACGCCGCCGAACATCCCCCCGCCGGCAGCCCGCCGATTCCGGCCCGGCTGCTGCGCGCAGAGGCGCCGGAGGGGACCGAGCTGCACATCGTGGGTGTCCACCTCTACCTGGAGGACACCCACGGCCGCATCCTCCTCGGCCTGCGCCACCCCGACTCGCCGTTCGCCGGCAACGCGTGGCACTTCCTCGCCGGTCACTGCGAACGCGAGGAAGCGGTCAACTGCCTGATCAGAGAAGCCCAGGAGGAGGCCGGACTGATCATCGAGGCGAGCGACGTCGAGCTCGTACACGTCGTCCACCTCGTCGACTCGCCGTCCGCGCGGCCGCGCATGCAACTCGTCTTCCGTGCCCGCACGTGGTCCGGCAGACCCGCCGTCCTGGAACCCGACCGGTGCGTGGAGTGGCGGTGGTGGAACCCGAAGGATCTCCCGGCCACCGTCGTGCCCTACACCCGGCAGGCGATCGACGGAATGCTCGCCGGGCGACTGTACTCACAGACGGGCTGGGACAGGCGATGA
- a CDS encoding ABC transporter ATP-binding protein, with amino-acid sequence MTSGSTAAQPSTDEAEGTPPDSGGAAQEEEFQYRDESRLQAGAQMTTTTMARRLPVLVRRSLRMAWQVDRGATAGLLACQIGTGVLAALGLFAVTGTLTALIASGDITERLREAAPQLAVVAVAAGLRALLGVTVTWLTGRLRPVLARAAEVSMVEAALGAEAAANNKPGYNDQYDIADRGAQVTPDLVEEAQDVLAATATLAAGATVLTVIHPVLLPLLLLACLPQAAAYVRAARVVYLAGLETSGRRRMLHKLRWHMSYMESSEEMRACLAGPFLLGRYRRLAASVNVSEREAANTGAWMGLAGAAAGGVASAAVWATLLWLLVSGRMDLAAGGGAVFALQTATGSVRGIINGGARLVRTGWYVQDWQNFIDNAHGQAMVASRGSEVLSAPPERFEVRNVTYRYDGAEKDSLVGVSLTVRRGEIVALIGENGSGKTTLSRLICGLLLPTSGEVAWDHRTTARLEPWEAWKHVAVAPQRFTYLPLTLRDNVTLGQGDTSDAALLAACEASGAADMLPALRSGLDTLLTSEWFGGHQLSGGQWQRVILTRAFHRKASLLVMDEPTAALDARAEHHVFTGLRDLAKDRAILLITHRLANVAAADRIVVLDQGRLIQEGTYAQLTREPGLFRTLWELEQRTGGAPDPT; translated from the coding sequence TTGACCTCGGGCAGCACAGCCGCACAGCCGAGCACGGACGAAGCGGAGGGGACTCCACCGGACAGCGGGGGCGCGGCGCAGGAGGAGGAGTTCCAGTACCGGGACGAGTCCCGGCTCCAAGCCGGCGCGCAGATGACGACGACCACGATGGCGCGGCGCCTGCCCGTGCTGGTGCGCCGGTCGTTGCGGATGGCGTGGCAGGTGGACCGGGGCGCGACGGCCGGGCTGCTCGCGTGCCAGATCGGCACCGGTGTGCTGGCCGCGCTGGGCCTGTTTGCCGTGACCGGGACCCTCACCGCGCTGATCGCCTCCGGCGACATCACCGAGCGGCTGCGGGAGGCGGCGCCGCAGCTGGCCGTCGTCGCCGTGGCTGCCGGGCTGCGCGCCCTGTTGGGGGTCACGGTGACCTGGCTGACCGGGCGGCTGCGGCCGGTGCTCGCCCGTGCCGCGGAAGTCAGCATGGTCGAGGCGGCGCTCGGCGCCGAGGCCGCGGCGAACAACAAGCCGGGGTACAACGACCAGTACGACATCGCCGACCGCGGCGCGCAGGTCACCCCTGACCTCGTCGAGGAAGCCCAGGACGTGTTGGCCGCCACGGCGACCCTCGCCGCCGGCGCCACGGTCCTCACCGTGATCCACCCGGTTCTCCTGCCTCTGCTGCTCCTGGCGTGCCTGCCGCAGGCCGCGGCGTACGTGCGCGCGGCCCGCGTGGTGTACCTCGCGGGCCTGGAGACGTCGGGGCGCCGGCGGATGCTGCACAAGCTGCGCTGGCACATGTCCTACATGGAGTCGAGCGAGGAGATGCGGGCCTGCCTGGCCGGCCCGTTCCTCCTGGGCCGCTACCGGCGCCTCGCCGCGTCGGTCAACGTCTCGGAGCGCGAGGCCGCGAACACCGGGGCCTGGATGGGCCTGGCCGGCGCGGCGGCCGGCGGCGTCGCATCGGCGGCGGTCTGGGCGACCCTGCTGTGGCTCCTGGTCTCCGGCCGGATGGACCTGGCGGCGGGCGGCGGCGCGGTCTTCGCCCTGCAGACGGCGACCGGCTCGGTGCGGGGCATCATCAACGGCGGGGCCCGGCTGGTGCGCACCGGCTGGTACGTGCAGGACTGGCAGAACTTCATCGACAACGCCCATGGGCAGGCGATGGTGGCCTCCCGTGGCTCCGAGGTGCTGTCGGCGCCGCCGGAGCGGTTCGAGGTCCGCAACGTCACCTACCGGTACGACGGCGCAGAGAAGGACAGCCTGGTCGGGGTGTCGCTGACGGTACGGCGCGGGGAGATCGTGGCGCTGATCGGGGAGAACGGGTCGGGGAAGACGACGCTGTCCCGGCTGATCTGCGGGCTGCTGCTGCCGACCTCCGGGGAAGTGGCCTGGGACCACAGAACCACCGCGCGGCTGGAACCGTGGGAGGCGTGGAAGCACGTGGCGGTGGCACCGCAGCGGTTCACCTACCTGCCGCTGACGCTGCGCGACAACGTCACCTTGGGGCAGGGCGACACCAGCGACGCCGCACTCCTGGCGGCCTGCGAGGCGTCCGGAGCCGCGGACATGCTGCCCGCCCTCCGTTCCGGCCTCGACACCCTCCTGACCAGCGAATGGTTCGGCGGCCACCAACTGTCCGGCGGGCAGTGGCAACGCGTCATCCTGACCAGGGCATTTCACCGGAAAGCCAGCCTTCTGGTGATGGATGAGCCGACGGCCGCCCTCGACGCCCGAGCCGAGCACCATGTTTTCACCGGCCTGCGGGACCTGGCCAAGGACAGGGCCATCCTTCTGATCACGCACCGGCTCGCCAATGTAGCCGCGGCCGACCGGATCGTCGTCCTCGACCAGGGCCGGCTGATCCAGGAGGGAACGTACGCCCAGCTCACCCGCGAGCCCGGGCTCTTTCGGACCCTGTGGGAACTCGAGCAGCGCACCGGCGGTGCGCCCGATCCGACCTGA
- a CDS encoding GntR family transcriptional regulator has translation MWAQTARRTTTPPVHDSTLFRGEESGFVQEAEDPKQLGTTRAAGSTIPGRRDAGTRGTDDRITAVRIEEIMRNRLADRVYPANARIPTLPGLAAEFGVSVTTVRAGLAPLITQGLLFVSDRRRDGTLVSHLASELSRDDVLRMTGRTGPGETPYPAWGETMRLVDWSRDPRCLVSYSTLVARVREYGWELQRALTTPPGGSTKLQQHRPNSG, from the coding sequence ATCTGGGCGCAGACGGCGCGCCGCACCACCACTCCTCCCGTCCACGATTCAACTCTCTTCCGCGGTGAGGAAAGCGGCTTCGTCCAGGAAGCCGAAGACCCAAAGCAGCTCGGGACCACGAGGGCGGCCGGCTCGACGATTCCTGGACGCCGCGACGCGGGAACTCGCGGAACTGACGACAGGATCACCGCAGTACGCATCGAGGAGATTATGCGCAACCGTCTGGCTGACCGGGTCTACCCAGCGAACGCGCGGATACCCACCCTGCCCGGTCTTGCCGCCGAGTTCGGCGTTTCCGTCACCACTGTCCGCGCCGGCCTCGCACCCCTCATCACGCAAGGACTCCTGTTCGTATCCGACCGACGGAGGGACGGCACACTGGTCTCCCACCTGGCAAGCGAACTGTCGCGCGACGACGTGCTGCGCATGACCGGACGGACTGGCCCGGGCGAGACCCCATACCCCGCGTGGGGCGAAACAATGAGGCTCGTAGATTGGAGCCGGGACCCGCGGTGCCTGGTCTCCTACTCGACCCTCGTGGCCAGGGTTCGTGAGTACGGGTGGGAACTGCAGCGCGCGTTGACGACACCGCCGGGCGGATCCACCAAGCTGCAGCAGCACAGGCCGAATTCGGGATGA